One window of the Tachyglossus aculeatus isolate mTacAcu1 chromosome 12, mTacAcu1.pri, whole genome shotgun sequence genome contains the following:
- the UCP1 gene encoding mitochondrial brown fat uncoupling protein 1, with product MGGPPPPTPTPTPGVRFLGAGAAACIADLLTFPLDTAKVRLQIQGEAQVPSAIKYKGVLGTIVTLVKTEGPRSLYSGLIAGLQRQMSFASIRIGLYDTVKQLYANGKETAGIGSRILAGCTTGGMAVVIAQPTDVVKVRFQAQSNLHGAKPRYSGTLQAYKSIAAEEGVRGLWKGTLPNVTRNAIVNCTELVTYDVIKETILKHNLLTDNLPCHFLSAFGAGFCTTVVASPVDVVKTRYMNSPPGQYLSALNCAWTMLTREGPTAFYKGCVPSFLRLGSWNIVMFVSYEQLKRAMMKARLTIDCAT from the exons ATGGGGgggccgccgccccccacccccacccccacccccggggtcaGGTTCCTTGGAGCCGGGGCGGCCGCCTGCATCGCCGATCTGCTCACCTTCCCGCTGGACACCGCCAAAGTCCGGCTGCAG attCAAGGTGAAGCTCAGGTACCCAGTGCGATCAAGTACAAAGGAGTCCTGGGCACCATTGTCACGCTGGTGAAGACAGAAGGGCCACGGAGTCTCTACAGTGGATTGATAGCTGGGCTGCAGAGGCAAATGAGCTTTGCCTCCATTAGGATCGGTCTATACGACACTGTCAAACAGTTGTACGCCAATGGGAAAGAAA CGGCTGGGATAGGAAGCAGGATCCTGGCTGGCTGTACCACGGGAGGGATGGCAGTGGTGATAGCCCAGCCCACTGATGTTGTGAAAGTCAGATTTCAAGCCCAAAGCAATCTGCACGGAGCCAAACCCCGGTACAGCGGTACTTTACAGGCCTACAAATCCATAGCTGCCGAAGAGGGGGTGAGAGGTCTTTGGAAAG GGACTTTACCCAATGTAACAAGAAATGCTATTGTTAATTGCACAGAGCTAGTAACATACGACGTAATAAAGGAGACTATTTTGAAACACAACCTACTTACAG ATAACCTGCCCTGCCACTTTTTGTCTGCTTTTGGGGCTGGATTTTGCACTACAGTTGTAGCCTCTCCGGTGGATGTAGTGAAGACCAGGTATATGAACTCACCACCAGGACAATACCTAAGCGCCTTGAATTGTGCATGGACCATGCTCACTAGAGAAGGACCAACAGCATTTTACAAAGG ATGTGTTCCTTCCTTCTTGCGGCTGGGATCCTGGAATATTGTTATGTTTGTGTCCTATGAACAACTGAAAAGAGCAATGATGAAGGCAAGACTGACCATTGACTGTGCTACATAA